A single genomic interval of Lewinellaceae bacterium harbors:
- a CDS encoding GTP cyclohydrolase — MFIISLTYKTELEKVDQFLNEHIDFLNEQYELGNFVISGRKVPRTGGIILSKIDSRAELEKIIGKDPFKINDLADYELTEFIPSKTCKELKFLLK, encoded by the coding sequence ATGTTTATCATAAGCCTTACTTATAAAACAGAATTGGAAAAGGTTGACCAATTTTTAAACGAACATATTGATTTTCTTAACGAACAATACGAACTGGGTAATTTCGTAATTTCTGGAAGGAAAGTCCCGAGGACTGGCGGGATAATTTTGAGCAAGATCGACAGTAGAGCAGAATTAGAGAAAATTATAGGTAAAGATCCTTTTAAAATAAACGATTTGGCCGATTATGAACTGACCGAATTTATACCAAGTAAAACCTGTAAGGAATTGAAATTTCTATTGAAGTGA
- a CDS encoding SDR family oxidoreductase has translation MNKILLAGSTGYLGGYILRELLKGDFEIRTIVRNEKKLPKPALENSKLEIVEGELTNPKSIENCCLNVDTVISTVGITKQKDGLTYMDVDYQANKYLLEEAQRSGVKKFIYVSVLKGDQLTNLKICEAKEKFVTALKKSGLDYCIIRPNGYFSDMGEFYEMARKGRVYLFGNGEYKVNPIHGADLAEICVNSIKSNDKEIPVGGPQTLTHNEIARIAFSVADKRPKITHIPNWARKSILFLLRTFTSSKIYGPIEFFMTVLSMDLIGPECGTHTLKEYFEELKTAHNKVSTTLN, from the coding sequence ATGAATAAAATACTATTAGCAGGTTCAACCGGATATTTAGGGGGGTATATCCTTCGAGAACTCTTGAAAGGCGATTTTGAAATAAGGACGATTGTCAGAAATGAGAAGAAACTGCCAAAGCCTGCACTCGAAAACAGCAAATTGGAAATCGTAGAAGGCGAGTTGACCAATCCGAAATCCATTGAAAACTGTTGCCTCAATGTAGATACAGTTATTTCAACAGTTGGAATTACAAAACAGAAAGATGGCCTCACATATATGGATGTTGATTACCAGGCAAACAAATATTTACTTGAAGAAGCGCAACGAAGTGGTGTAAAGAAATTCATATACGTATCAGTCCTAAAAGGAGACCAATTAACAAACCTCAAAATATGCGAGGCCAAAGAAAAATTTGTAACAGCTTTAAAGAAATCAGGATTGGATTATTGCATAATCCGGCCAAACGGTTACTTCTCTGATATGGGCGAATTTTATGAAATGGCGAGAAAAGGAAGGGTTTATTTATTTGGAAACGGTGAATACAAGGTGAACCCGATTCACGGAGCGGACCTTGCCGAAATTTGCGTGAATTCCATAAAATCAAATGATAAAGAAATTCCAGTTGGAGGCCCACAGACTTTAACCCATAATGAAATTGCCAGAATTGCATTTTCAGTAGCAGATAAAAGACCTAAAATCACACACATTCCAAATTGGGCAAGAAAGTCAATATTATTTCTGTTGAGAACTTTCACTAGTAGCAAGATTTATGGGCCTATTGAGTTTTTTATGACGGTTTTATCAATGGACTTAATAGGCCCGGAATGTGGAACTCATACGTTAAAAGAATATTTTGAAGAACTTAAAACGGCACACAATAAGGTATCAACAACATTAAATTAA